From the Mangifera indica cultivar Alphonso chromosome 10, CATAS_Mindica_2.1, whole genome shotgun sequence genome, one window contains:
- the LOC123227895 gene encoding uncharacterized protein LOC123227895: MAEEVKPMIIYHPWSSLCSNRIELGVQKTLKVIRCSFLDELKNIQIFPEIGTPSYYDRSLGSLKTTTIPVWVQALCESTGAFYMDKVGAEKLFDYTPDFGKSPEIRLVVWQPPFPLWVKVNTDGLSKGNPGLSACGGVFRSASCDFLGGFAVSLGTQSAYYAEIMAVFLAIHVAHCNGWGQLWLESDCLNVVRAIQSKNLDPPTQLKMLWNDCLRKMESMKIYCSHIYREGNRVADELANLGLKYPRLQWWNNPPMDIQELLLHDYWGLPNYRFSKRGNTIAN; the protein is encoded by the exons ATGGCTGAAGAAGTGAAGCCGATGATAATCTACCACCCATGGTCGAGCCTTTGCAGCAATCGAATCGAACTTGGTGTTCAGAAAACACTCAAAGTAATCCGTTGTTCATTTCTTGAtgagttaaaaaatattcagaTTTTCCCTGAAATCGGAACTCCAAGTTATTATGATCGATCTCTAGGATCTCTCAAGACTACAACTATTCCTGTCTGGGTTCAAGCTCTTTGTGAAAGCACGGGGGCATTTTATATGGACAAGGTTGGAGCTGAAAAG ttgtttGATTACACTCCTGACTTTGGCAAATCGCCCGAAATTCGTCTTGTTGTGTGGCAACCTCCGTTTCCATTGTGGGTTAAGGTCAACACGGATGGATTATCAAAAGGGAATCCTGGTTTATCTGCTTGTGGTGGGGTGTTCAGATCAGCTTCATGTGATTTTCTTGGAGGTTTCGCGGTTAGTTTAGGCACCCAATCTGCCTATTATGCTGAGATAATGGCAGTTTTTCTTGCTATTCATGTTGCCCATTGTAATGGTTGGGGGCAACTTTGGTTAGAGAGTGACTGTTTGAATGTGGTTCGAGCCATTCAAAGTAAAAACCTTGATCCTCCCACTCAGCTCAAAATGCTCTGGAATGATTGTCTCCGAAAGATGGAATCTATGAAAATATATTGTTCGCACATTTATCGCGAGGGAAATCGAGTTGCAGATGAGTTGGCTAATCTTGGTTTAAAATATCCTCGTCTTCAATGGTGGAATAATCCTCCTATGGACATCCAAGAATTGCTGTTACATGATTATTGGGGCCTCCCGAATTATAGATTTTCTAAAAGAGGCAATACAATAGCAAATTAA